The following are encoded together in the Vibrio splendidus genome:
- a CDS encoding RNA recognition motif domain-containing protein, producing MNSKKSMLLIVALAVLGGIVFSQVDISPAITFILGVLASAFVVNFSSTDSKSDSEPKASTKTLYVGNLPYKANESHVRELFSEYGEVFAVRLMKDKRTGKRRGFGFVVMASNDVNHAISELNDKDYMQRTLKVRVANDPKHPETDEAELS from the coding sequence ATGAACTCAAAAAAATCGATGTTGTTAATTGTCGCACTAGCTGTTCTAGGTGGCATTGTTTTCTCTCAGGTAGATATATCGCCTGCAATTACCTTTATCCTTGGTGTCTTGGCTTCCGCTTTTGTTGTTAACTTTTCAAGCACCGACTCAAAATCAGATTCAGAACCTAAGGCATCAACAAAAACACTTTATGTAGGTAACCTTCCATACAAAGCGAATGAATCACACGTACGTGAATTATTCTCAGAGTATGGTGAAGTATTTGCAGTACGCTTAATGAAAGACAAACGTACTGGTAAAAGAAGAGGCTTTGGATTTGTCGTAATGGCTAGCAATGATGTGAATCATGCTATTTCAGAACTTAACGATAAAGATTACATGCAACGAACTTTAAAAGTGCGAGTTGCAAATGATCCTAAACATCCAGAAACGGACGAAGCTGAACTGAGCTAA
- the murI gene encoding glutamate racemase, producing MVVSDSLQKNILVFDSGVGGLSVYKEISQLLPNHNYTYVFDNEAYPYGELDQQVLIHRVQSIVTSFVASHAIDIVVIACNTASTIVLPTLRANNSIPIVGVVPAIKPASLLANKAVGLIATPATITREYTHELIKNFSSNKKVELLGSTRLVDMAEDKLRGEAIDLEELQQILQPMINTIDVAVLGCTHFPLIKSEIQQVLGKSVLLVDSGKAIAKRVQDLLDLESGNKEGGVREVFCSALPKKESALNSMLKQLGFSSVQLRPFLDV from the coding sequence ATCGTTGTGTCGGATAGTCTACAAAAAAACATATTGGTCTTTGATTCTGGGGTGGGTGGTCTATCCGTATATAAAGAGATAAGCCAGTTACTACCGAATCATAACTATACTTATGTATTCGATAACGAGGCTTACCCATACGGTGAGCTCGACCAGCAAGTCCTTATCCACAGAGTTCAAAGCATCGTCACCAGTTTTGTGGCTAGCCACGCTATTGATATTGTGGTGATAGCCTGCAATACAGCAAGTACGATTGTCTTACCTACACTTCGGGCTAATAACTCAATCCCAATTGTCGGGGTTGTTCCGGCAATCAAGCCTGCATCCCTACTTGCCAATAAAGCCGTTGGTCTGATTGCAACACCTGCAACGATTACTCGTGAATACACACACGAGCTCATCAAAAACTTCTCTAGTAATAAAAAAGTCGAGCTTTTAGGTTCTACTCGGCTGGTGGATATGGCCGAAGATAAACTCAGAGGTGAGGCGATTGACCTTGAAGAGTTGCAGCAAATCCTTCAACCGATGATCAATACAATCGATGTGGCCGTTTTAGGATGCACACATTTCCCGCTGATAAAATCTGAGATTCAACAAGTCTTAGGTAAGAGTGTTTTATTGGTTGATTCCGGTAAAGCGATTGCGAAGCGAGTTCAAGATTTATTGGATTTGGAAAGTGGTAATAAAGAAGGGGGAGTGCGCGAGGTTTTTTGTAGTGCACTTCCTAAGAAAGAAAGTGCACTAAATAGCATGTTAAAGCAGTTAGGATTTAGCTCAGTTCAGCTTCGTCCGTTTCTGGATGTTTAG
- a CDS encoding Dph6-related ATP pyrophosphatase gives MKKKVVISWSSGKDSTLTLERLLESSEYEVVALYTTYVGDEVPFQVTPIDVVAMQAQLVGLPLITIELPEVFPSNEIYQSTIVSALKGSGLSIDAVAFGDMFCNGIADYRRSYIEPAGWECVFPLMGESSQVLASEIIDRGIETFLVTVDSDALDMSYCGKEYTFDLIDSLPSHVDPCGEDGEFHTLVTSAPCFRGKLKIDLENVEQGERFVHQRYQACII, from the coding sequence ATGAAAAAGAAAGTCGTCATAAGTTGGTCGTCAGGTAAAGACTCGACATTAACGCTGGAGCGTCTACTTGAAAGCTCCGAATATGAAGTTGTCGCTCTCTATACGACATATGTTGGAGATGAGGTTCCTTTCCAAGTGACTCCGATTGATGTTGTTGCAATGCAGGCGCAATTAGTCGGTTTACCATTAATCACGATTGAGCTTCCAGAAGTGTTCCCTAGTAATGAGATTTATCAAAGTACTATTGTCTCCGCACTTAAAGGTTCTGGCTTATCAATTGATGCGGTCGCGTTTGGAGACATGTTCTGTAATGGCATTGCTGATTATCGAAGAAGCTATATAGAACCAGCAGGTTGGGAGTGTGTATTTCCTCTAATGGGAGAGAGCAGTCAGGTACTTGCGAGTGAAATAATAGACAGAGGAATCGAAACCTTTCTTGTCACAGTCGATAGCGATGCATTAGACATGAGCTATTGCGGGAAAGAATACACGTTTGACCTAATAGACAGCTTACCGAGTCATGTCGATCCATGTGGCGAAGATGGTGAGTTCCATACCTTAGTGACGTCAGCGCCATGCTTTAGAGGTAAGCTCAAGATAGACCTAGAAAATGTAGAGCAAGGTGAGCGCTTTGTTCATCAACGTTATCAAGCTTGCATTATATAG
- the btuB gene encoding TonB-dependent vitamin B12 receptor, protein MNKSLLAVAVASLLSPISNLHAQEASADETMVVTANRFEQSTESVVAQVEVVTRQDIARIQAKSLTDVFKRLTGIQVTQNGGRGQQASIFVRGANSDQVLVLIDGIRFARAAKGGVDFSQLPITFVDRVEYVRGARASMYGSEAIGGVINIITVASSDNEETAVSAGLGSLDYQELSFVSGNKVGENGHLNVSVGYDSDEGYNVHPLPGVNDGDRHGFESRNALIGYVHNFDQQWSGFANFRMFETISQYDGSFGTAHSYKEAEVQNSTVAAGVKFSGSELKSDFLINYQNQDNWNYEQSLGKNSASATSDELEQLNLQWVNSYKVASALTLSGGVDWRDEAYIVKPSNTEYDRTNVAYFAALNADADKVFGELSLRVDDNEQFGTETTYNTGLGYRYAEWLVVKAAYGTSFKAPNLYQLYSYYGNEQLEAEKADSVELTFSGLIKGVDWSITGYDTNVEDLIDYNYATSKYYNTDGESQLRGVEIVVGFDTYFINHQVSANFQDPEDQSGEQLVRRAKESYKYNAIASFDEVDVSLGYQYVGERPDLSEDLAAYSLFDVSVNYYANENLTLNGRVDNLTDEEYETAGGYPSPERTYYVNAIYQF, encoded by the coding sequence ATGAACAAATCCCTTTTAGCGGTTGCTGTAGCATCGCTACTTTCACCTATCTCCAATTTACACGCCCAAGAAGCATCTGCCGATGAAACTATGGTGGTTACGGCTAACCGTTTTGAGCAAAGCACCGAAAGTGTTGTTGCTCAAGTTGAGGTTGTGACACGTCAAGATATAGCTCGTATTCAAGCTAAGTCATTAACTGATGTCTTCAAACGATTAACGGGTATTCAAGTTACACAGAATGGCGGTAGAGGCCAACAAGCTTCGATCTTTGTTCGAGGAGCTAACTCTGATCAGGTTCTCGTATTAATTGACGGTATTCGTTTTGCTCGAGCAGCAAAGGGTGGTGTCGATTTTAGTCAGTTACCAATCACATTTGTTGACCGAGTGGAATATGTTCGTGGAGCTCGTGCATCAATGTATGGTTCTGAGGCGATCGGTGGTGTTATTAATATCATTACAGTTGCGAGTTCTGACAATGAAGAAACAGCAGTAAGTGCGGGGCTGGGAAGTTTAGATTATCAAGAGCTTAGCTTTGTTAGTGGTAATAAGGTTGGTGAAAACGGTCACTTGAACGTATCCGTTGGCTACGACTCTGATGAGGGTTACAACGTTCACCCATTACCAGGTGTAAACGATGGAGACCGTCATGGATTTGAATCACGCAACGCGCTAATTGGCTACGTACATAATTTTGATCAGCAATGGAGTGGTTTCGCGAACTTCAGAATGTTTGAAACGATCTCTCAGTACGATGGTTCATTCGGTACTGCTCATTCATATAAAGAAGCTGAAGTTCAAAACTCTACGGTTGCCGCTGGCGTTAAATTTAGCGGTAGTGAACTCAAGTCAGATTTCCTTATTAACTATCAGAACCAAGACAACTGGAACTACGAGCAATCTCTAGGTAAAAACTCAGCATCGGCAACATCTGATGAACTTGAGCAGTTAAACCTACAGTGGGTAAACTCATACAAAGTGGCTTCAGCACTAACTCTAAGTGGTGGTGTTGATTGGCGAGATGAAGCTTACATTGTAAAACCATCAAATACTGAATATGACAGAACTAACGTTGCATACTTCGCAGCACTAAACGCAGATGCGGATAAAGTGTTTGGTGAGCTGAGCCTTCGTGTTGATGATAATGAGCAATTTGGTACCGAAACTACTTATAACACAGGGTTAGGCTATCGTTATGCGGAGTGGCTTGTTGTTAAAGCAGCTTATGGTACATCCTTCAAGGCGCCTAACTTGTATCAATTATATAGCTACTACGGTAATGAGCAGCTAGAAGCGGAAAAAGCTGATTCGGTAGAGCTGACTTTTAGTGGCCTAATTAAAGGCGTTGATTGGTCGATTACTGGATATGATACTAATGTCGAAGACTTGATTGATTATAACTATGCGACGAGTAAGTACTACAACACTGATGGTGAAAGCCAATTGCGTGGTGTGGAAATTGTCGTAGGTTTTGATACATACTTTATTAACCATCAAGTAAGCGCTAATTTTCAAGATCCTGAAGACCAATCAGGTGAGCAGCTAGTCCGCCGCGCCAAAGAGAGCTACAAGTATAATGCGATAGCTAGTTTTGATGAGGTTGATGTTTCATTAGGTTACCAATACGTAGGTGAGCGACCTGACTTATCTGAAGATCTTGCAGCATATAGTTTATTTGATGTGTCAGTTAACTACTATGCGAATGAAAACCTTACTTTAAATGGTCGAGTAGATAACTTGACTGATGAAGAGTATGAGACAGCTGGTGGATACCCATCTCCAGAGCGTACATATTACGTAAATGCTATTTACCAATTCTAA
- the trmA gene encoding tRNA (uridine(54)-C5)-methyltransferase TrmA, translated as MANLDVNPQRYQEQLAEKTERLTEMFSQYDVPELEVYKSPEQHYRMRAEFRVWHEGDDMYYVMFNQETKEKYRVDQFPAASRLINDLMPLLTDAMKDNHSLRHKLFQVDFLSTLSGEILVSLLYHRQLGEQWIQDAKALKQQLNDEGFNLNLIGRARKMKIVLDRDYVIEKLDVNGDSYIYQQVENSFTQPNGKVAEKMLEWAVDCTQDSKGDLLELYCGNGNFSLALAQNFERVLATELAKPSVESAQYNIAANKIDNVQIIRMSAEDFTVAMEGKREFRRLQQANIDLKSYNCNTIFVDPPRSGMDVDTCKMVQGYERIMYISCNPETLKENLDILSETHDITRFALFDQFPYTHHMEAGVFLERKA; from the coding sequence ATGGCGAATTTAGATGTAAACCCGCAACGCTACCAAGAACAACTAGCAGAAAAGACTGAACGTCTTACTGAAATGTTCTCACAATACGATGTGCCTGAGTTGGAAGTGTATAAATCTCCAGAACAACACTACCGCATGCGTGCTGAATTTCGCGTGTGGCATGAAGGTGACGATATGTATTACGTCATGTTCAATCAAGAGACCAAAGAAAAATACCGTGTAGACCAGTTCCCAGCAGCTAGCCGTCTTATCAACGATTTAATGCCTCTACTAACAGATGCAATGAAAGACAACCACTCTCTACGCCACAAGCTATTCCAAGTAGATTTTCTTTCTACGTTGAGTGGTGAGATTTTGGTATCACTGCTTTACCACCGTCAATTGGGTGAGCAATGGATTCAAGATGCTAAAGCACTGAAGCAGCAATTGAATGATGAAGGTTTTAACCTAAACCTGATTGGCCGTGCGCGTAAGATGAAAATCGTCCTTGATCGCGACTACGTAATTGAAAAGCTAGACGTGAATGGTGACAGCTACATTTACCAACAAGTAGAGAACAGCTTTACTCAACCAAACGGTAAAGTAGCAGAGAAAATGCTTGAATGGGCTGTCGACTGTACTCAAGACAGCAAAGGTGACTTATTAGAGCTTTACTGTGGCAACGGTAACTTCTCATTAGCTCTGGCACAAAACTTTGAGCGTGTACTTGCAACTGAGCTAGCGAAGCCATCTGTTGAGTCTGCTCAATACAACATTGCGGCGAACAAGATTGATAATGTTCAGATCATTCGTATGTCTGCGGAAGATTTTACCGTAGCAATGGAAGGTAAGCGTGAATTCCGCCGCCTACAACAAGCAAACATCGATCTAAAGAGCTACAACTGCAACACTATCTTTGTTGATCCACCGCGTTCAGGTATGGACGTTGATACTTGTAAAATGGTTCAAGGCTACGAGCGTATCATGTACATCTCTTGTAACCCTGAGACATTGAAAGAGAACCTAGACATTCTAAGCGAAACACACGACATCACTCGTTTTGCTCTATTTGACCAGTTCCCTTATACGCACCACATGGAAGCCGGTGTATTCCTAGAGCGTAAAGCGTAA
- a CDS encoding YijD family membrane protein, producing the protein MSNENNTVNRGSERKTLVLAVVAGVCGDALLSWVTMSEVGFSIFPLIALVLAVQALYQEYLTNPVSEDIPLVGLACFFVGAFGHSAFVKAQHPDAGSNFFAIIVAMLLLAWVGKKLGFIGKTA; encoded by the coding sequence ATGTCGAATGAAAATAATACTGTAAACCGTGGTTCTGAAAGAAAGACACTCGTACTTGCTGTTGTTGCAGGTGTGTGTGGTGATGCACTGTTATCTTGGGTAACAATGAGCGAAGTGGGCTTCTCTATTTTCCCATTGATTGCTTTAGTTTTGGCTGTACAAGCGCTTTACCAAGAATACCTAACTAATCCAGTATCTGAAGATATTCCATTAGTGGGTTTAGCTTGTTTCTTTGTAGGTGCATTTGGCCATTCGGCTTTTGTGAAAGCACAACACCCTGATGCAGGATCAAACTTCTTCGCGATTATCGTCGCGATGCTACTGCTCGCTTGGGTAGGTAAGAAACTAGGCTTTATCGGTAAAACCGCTTAA
- the fabR gene encoding HTH-type transcriptional repressor FabR — protein sequence MKPMGIRAQQKEKTRRSLIDAAFSQLSADRSFSNLSLREVAREAGIAPTSFYRHFKDMDELGLTMVDEGGLLLRQLMRQARQRIVKEGSVIRTSVETFMEFIESSPNVFRLLLRERSGTSFEFRAAVAREIQHFSAELTEYLITTGMTRDEAFTQAEASVILVFNSGAEALDLDRRQRDELADRLIMQLRMMAKGAFWYRKERERNRLKGGIE from the coding sequence ATGAAACCAATGGGCATTCGCGCGCAGCAAAAAGAAAAAACTCGTCGCAGCTTAATCGACGCAGCATTTAGCCAGCTCAGTGCCGATCGTAGCTTTTCCAACCTAAGCTTGAGAGAAGTTGCTCGTGAGGCTGGAATAGCGCCGACTTCCTTTTATCGTCATTTCAAAGACATGGATGAGCTTGGCTTAACCATGGTTGATGAAGGTGGCTTACTGTTGCGTCAGCTAATGCGTCAAGCTAGGCAACGCATAGTAAAAGAAGGCAGTGTGATTCGTACCTCGGTTGAAACCTTTATGGAGTTCATTGAAAGCAGCCCAAACGTATTCAGACTGTTATTGCGAGAGCGCTCAGGAACCTCTTTTGAGTTTCGTGCTGCGGTAGCTCGTGAGATACAGCACTTCTCTGCTGAGTTAACCGAATATTTGATAACGACTGGCATGACACGAGATGAAGCTTTTACTCAAGCTGAAGCCTCCGTCATTTTGGTCTTCAACTCAGGGGCAGAAGCATTAGATTTAGATCGACGTCAGCGAGATGAATTGGCTGATCGCTTGATCATGCAATTGCGAATGATGGCCAAAGGTGCTTTTTGGTATCGTAAAGAACGTGAACGTAACCGATTAAAAGGCGGGATTGAATAA
- the sthA gene encoding Si-specific NAD(P)(+) transhydrogenase: MPHSNHFDVIVIGSGPGGEGAAMGLTKAGLNVAIIEKESSVGGGCTHWGTIPSKALRHAVSRIIEFNSNPLFCQNNKSIHSTFSNILGHAKSVIDKQTRLRQGFYDRNQCTLVFGTARFIDTNTISVMQSDGTEEHYSADKFVIATGSRPYQPDNVDFLHERIYDSDSILSLKHDPQHIIIYGAGVIGCEYASIFRGLGVKTDLINTRDRLLSFLDNETSDALSYHFWNSGVVIRNDETFEKIEGTDDGVIIHLESGKKMRADCLLYANGRTGNTDKLNLGAVGLEADSRGQVSVNSNYQTSVEHVYAVGDVIGYPSLASAAYDQGRFVAQAVVKGEAERHLIEDIPTGIYTIPEISSVGKTEQELTAAKVPYEVGRSSFKHLARAQIAGKDIGSLKILFHRETKEILGIHVFGERAAEIIHIGQAIMEQKGEANTIEYFVNTTFNYPTMAEAYRVAALNGLNRLF, encoded by the coding sequence ATGCCGCACTCCAACCACTTTGATGTAATCGTAATTGGTAGTGGCCCCGGAGGAGAAGGGGCAGCGATGGGATTAACCAAAGCCGGGTTGAACGTTGCAATCATTGAAAAAGAGAGCAGCGTTGGTGGTGGTTGCACCCACTGGGGAACGATTCCTTCAAAAGCGCTACGTCATGCAGTAAGCCGCATCATTGAATTCAATAGCAACCCGCTGTTTTGTCAGAATAATAAAAGCATTCACTCAACGTTCTCCAACATTCTGGGGCATGCTAAGTCAGTCATCGACAAACAGACTCGATTGCGTCAAGGCTTCTACGACCGTAACCAGTGCACATTAGTGTTTGGTACTGCGCGTTTTATCGATACTAACACTATCTCTGTAATGCAGAGCGATGGTACTGAAGAACATTACAGCGCAGACAAATTTGTTATCGCAACAGGTTCTCGCCCTTATCAGCCAGACAACGTCGACTTTCTGCATGAACGTATCTACGACAGCGACTCGATTCTTTCTCTTAAACACGACCCTCAACACATCATCATCTATGGTGCTGGCGTTATTGGTTGTGAATACGCTTCAATCTTCCGTGGTTTAGGCGTTAAAACCGATCTTATTAATACTCGCGATCGCCTGTTGTCATTCTTAGACAATGAAACCTCGGATGCTCTGTCTTATCACTTCTGGAACAGCGGCGTTGTTATTCGTAACGATGAAACCTTTGAGAAAATTGAAGGTACTGACGATGGCGTGATCATTCACTTAGAGTCTGGTAAGAAAATGCGTGCCGACTGTCTACTGTATGCCAATGGCCGAACGGGTAATACTGACAAGTTGAATCTTGGTGCCGTTGGCTTAGAAGCGGACTCTCGAGGACAAGTATCAGTCAACAGCAACTACCAAACCAGTGTTGAACATGTTTACGCTGTTGGTGATGTGATTGGTTATCCTAGCCTAGCAAGTGCTGCTTATGACCAAGGTCGATTCGTGGCTCAAGCCGTGGTGAAAGGTGAAGCAGAACGACACCTTATCGAAGACATCCCAACAGGTATCTATACCATTCCTGAGATCAGCTCTGTCGGTAAAACAGAACAAGAGCTTACTGCGGCTAAAGTACCTTATGAAGTGGGACGATCTTCATTCAAACACTTAGCTCGTGCTCAAATCGCAGGTAAAGATATTGGTAGCTTGAAGATACTTTTCCATCGTGAAACTAAAGAGATTTTAGGTATCCACGTTTTTGGTGAGCGTGCTGCTGAGATCATCCACATCGGTCAGGCAATCATGGAACAGAAAGGCGAAGCCAACACCATCGAGTACTTTGTGAATACGACCTTCAACTATCCAACAATGGCCGAAGCTTATCGCGTCGCAGCGCTGAACGGACTTAACCGTTTGTTCTAA
- the dinF gene encoding MATE family efflux transporter DinF has translation MKLFNPQTIFQTLSNQAMHKKVLLLAIPMVLSNITVPLLGLVDAAVIGHLEHSWYLGGVALGGTMISVTFWLLGFLRMSTTGLAAQSYGANDGKQLGLVFVQGVTMALGFAGVFLLLHSFVADAVFSLSSASEQVKHYGLQYFSIRAWSAPAALTNFVLLGWLLGTQNAKAPMWMVIITNITNIVLDIVFVIGLGWQVEGAALASVIADYAGLTFGLICVYRIWMKRQLPSPWELLKKTSQGLSRFVKLNRDIFLRSLCLQATFTFMTFQGASFGDDVVAANAVLMSFLMIISYGMDGFAYAMEAMVGKAIGAKDKEELNQSLIGTFFWSFNICLILTIAFAIAGSSLINMITTIPEVKSQAEVYLPWLIAMPLISMWCFLLDGIFVGATKGKDMRNSMFVATCSFFAIFYLASGLENHALWLAMLSFMAMRGIGLGVLFISQWKKGEFLA, from the coding sequence GTGAAGCTATTTAATCCCCAAACTATTTTTCAAACGCTATCCAATCAGGCGATGCACAAAAAAGTGCTATTGCTCGCGATCCCGATGGTTCTCTCTAATATTACGGTTCCACTGCTGGGCTTAGTTGATGCTGCAGTTATCGGTCACCTAGAGCATTCTTGGTATTTAGGTGGTGTGGCCTTAGGCGGCACCATGATCAGTGTGACCTTCTGGTTGCTTGGTTTCCTGCGTATGTCGACGACTGGATTGGCCGCGCAATCTTATGGTGCGAATGATGGTAAGCAGCTTGGTTTAGTCTTTGTGCAAGGCGTGACTATGGCCTTAGGGTTTGCTGGTGTCTTTTTGCTTTTACACAGCTTTGTTGCGGATGCGGTTTTCTCATTGAGCAGTGCCAGCGAGCAAGTCAAACATTATGGCCTGCAGTACTTCTCTATCCGTGCCTGGAGTGCACCTGCTGCGCTAACTAACTTTGTGCTGTTAGGTTGGTTGCTCGGAACCCAAAATGCCAAAGCGCCAATGTGGATGGTGATTATCACTAATATCACCAACATTGTTTTAGATATCGTATTTGTGATTGGCCTCGGCTGGCAAGTTGAAGGTGCGGCATTGGCATCGGTGATAGCGGACTATGCGGGTCTAACGTTTGGCTTAATTTGTGTTTATCGAATCTGGATGAAGAGGCAACTGCCATCTCCATGGGAGTTGCTTAAGAAAACCAGCCAAGGTTTGAGTCGTTTCGTAAAACTGAATCGCGATATCTTTCTGCGTTCGCTGTGTCTGCAAGCGACTTTCACTTTTATGACCTTCCAAGGCGCAAGCTTTGGTGATGATGTGGTGGCGGCCAATGCGGTATTGATGAGCTTCTTGATGATCATCTCTTATGGGATGGATGGTTTTGCTTATGCAATGGAAGCTATGGTCGGAAAGGCGATTGGCGCGAAAGATAAAGAAGAGTTAAATCAGTCTTTGATTGGCACTTTCTTCTGGAGCTTCAATATTTGTTTGATACTGACCATAGCGTTCGCGATTGCTGGGTCTAGTTTGATTAATATGATTACTACAATTCCAGAGGTTAAGAGTCAGGCTGAGGTGTATCTGCCATGGCTGATTGCGATGCCGCTCATTTCTATGTGGTGCTTCTTGCTAGACGGGATTTTCGTGGGCGCTACCAAAGGCAAAGATATGCGTAACAGTATGTTTGTGGCCACCTGCAGTTTCTTTGCGATTTTCTACTTAGCATCAGGTTTAGAGAACCATGCGCTGTGGCTAGCAATGTTGAGCTTTATGGCAATGCGCGGCATTGGTCTTGGTGTTCTATTTATCTCTCAGTGGAAGAAAGGGGAGTTTCTCGCTTAG
- a CDS encoding class I SAM-dependent methyltransferase: MPNPTKPQIKPLIPKPRSSVQKAPFDQGSAHQEFQVPTDLVQHLWFRSRESLADDGLVYDPIAAQACKRCQLAPECLTGELDQQQLLYATLTQLCDSQVQQFLSHNPDAWIINVGAGLDTRFYRLDNGRCHWVELDVTENLVWRQRLFHKNERYRLECGSVDDLTWLDELNIPEQASVMVVCEHALLDCNEQQTAYFIQSLSRYFTHAHACLVLAGDKSSSALGQKLGSGKYAHGLSSPVDSVLNWLPWAQWVKAFSPLDQQCNRWKLWQRLLCKISQVKKRLTPQLVLVKW; the protein is encoded by the coding sequence ATGCCAAATCCAACCAAACCTCAAATAAAGCCGCTTATTCCTAAGCCGCGCTCTTCTGTTCAAAAGGCTCCTTTTGATCAAGGGTCTGCACATCAGGAATTCCAAGTTCCGACGGATCTCGTTCAACATCTTTGGTTTCGCAGCCGCGAAAGCCTTGCCGATGACGGCCTAGTCTATGACCCTATCGCAGCTCAAGCCTGCAAGCGCTGCCAATTAGCACCAGAATGTCTTACTGGTGAACTCGACCAACAACAACTTCTCTACGCAACATTGACTCAGCTTTGTGACTCTCAAGTTCAACAATTTCTATCTCATAACCCAGATGCTTGGATTATCAATGTTGGGGCAGGCCTCGATACTCGTTTCTACCGTTTAGATAATGGCCGCTGTCATTGGGTTGAATTGGATGTAACTGAAAATCTAGTTTGGCGCCAACGCCTGTTTCACAAGAATGAGCGCTACCGTTTGGAGTGTGGTTCGGTTGACGATCTGACTTGGTTAGATGAGCTCAACATCCCAGAACAAGCCTCAGTGATGGTGGTGTGCGAGCATGCTTTGCTTGATTGCAATGAACAACAAACTGCATATTTTATTCAGTCATTGAGTCGTTACTTTACTCATGCACACGCGTGTTTAGTGTTAGCTGGAGACAAAAGCTCTAGTGCTCTGGGGCAAAAGCTTGGTTCAGGAAAATATGCACATGGCTTATCTTCTCCAGTAGACAGTGTTCTTAATTGGTTGCCATGGGCGCAATGGGTAAAAGCGTTTTCTCCACTTGATCAACAATGCAATCGTTGGAAATTGTGGCAGCGATTACTGTGTAAGATTTCTCAGGTCAAAAAGCGCTTAACGCCACAGTTAGTGCTTGTTAAGTGGTAG
- the lexA gene encoding transcriptional repressor LexA produces the protein MKPLTPRQQQVFDLIKSKIEDFGMPPTRAEIARELGFRSANAAEEHLKALARKEAIEIIPGASRGIRILLEDAANEEQGLPLIGQVAAGEPILAQEHVEMHYQVDPGMFKPQADFLLRVNGESMKDIGIMDGDLLAVHKTQDVRDGQVVVARVDDDVTVKRLERKGSTVLLHAENEEFSPIHVDLESQHLSIEGLAVGIIRNTDWM, from the coding sequence ATGAAGCCGTTAACGCCCCGCCAGCAACAAGTTTTTGACCTTATCAAAAGTAAGATCGAAGATTTCGGTATGCCACCGACACGTGCAGAAATCGCGCGCGAACTTGGCTTCCGTTCTGCTAATGCTGCAGAAGAACATTTAAAAGCTCTTGCTCGTAAAGAAGCGATTGAGATTATCCCGGGTGCGTCTCGTGGTATTCGTATTTTGCTTGAAGATGCAGCGAATGAAGAGCAAGGTTTACCACTAATCGGTCAGGTTGCCGCTGGTGAGCCTATTTTGGCTCAAGAGCATGTAGAAATGCATTATCAAGTTGATCCAGGCATGTTTAAACCACAAGCTGACTTCTTACTTCGTGTAAATGGCGAAAGTATGAAAGACATCGGTATTATGGACGGTGATCTATTAGCTGTTCATAAAACACAAGATGTCCGCGATGGTCAGGTTGTCGTGGCTCGTGTCGATGATGATGTAACGGTAAAACGCCTAGAACGTAAAGGTTCAACGGTGCTGTTACACGCTGAAAATGAAGAGTTTTCTCCAATCCATGTCGATCTAGAATCTCAACACTTGTCTATTGAAGGGCTGGCTGTTGGTATTATCCGCAACACGGACTGGATGTAA
- a CDS encoding diacylglycerol kinase, with the protein MTKKSNTGFKRIVKAAGFSWQGITSSFKNEAAFRQEVFMAAVLIPLAFYLDVSQVERILMISAVVLVMVVELINTAIEAVVDRIGSEHHELSGMAKDVGSAAVFICLVLAGYVWLEILFL; encoded by the coding sequence ATGACCAAAAAATCAAACACCGGATTCAAACGTATCGTGAAAGCGGCGGGCTTTTCATGGCAAGGCATCACGAGCTCGTTTAAAAACGAGGCGGCATTTCGACAAGAAGTATTCATGGCCGCAGTGCTTATTCCGTTGGCGTTTTACTTAGATGTAAGCCAAGTTGAGAGAATCTTGATGATTTCAGCCGTCGTGTTGGTGATGGTTGTCGAGTTGATCAATACCGCGATTGAAGCGGTCGTTGACCGAATCGGTAGTGAACATCATGAGCTTTCTGGGATGGCGAAAGATGTTGGCTCAGCTGCAGTTTTTATCTGTTTAGTATTAGCGGGTTACGTGTGGCTAGAGATCTTGTTTTTGTAA